Within the Calditrichota bacterium genome, the region GTCGTCCGATTCCGGTCTTCCGGTGTTGGGACACCTCCCTGACTTCTCCTTTACCGACCAGACCGGCCGGCAGTATGGCTTGGCGGAGATGAAGGGACGCCTCACCATTGTGGACTTCATCTTCACCCGATGCAAGGGCCCCTGCCCGATGATGGCGGTTGAAATGGCAAAGCAAGCCGCGGCGCTGCGGGACTTCCCCGCCGTCCAATTCCTCTCGATCTCGGTCGATCCCGACTACGACTCCCCGGAAGTGCTCGCAGCCTATGCCGAAGCAATCGGCGCAACAGCCTTTAATTGGACCTTCCTGAACGGACCCGCCCAAGCGGTAGTCAGCCTTTCCGAGTCGGGCTTCCGGCTGCCGGCAAGCACATCACCGCCCGAGCATTCGACGCGCTTCGTCCTCGTCGATGACCGCGGACAGATTCGCGGCTACTACGCCAGCGAAGACGACTTCGCCATGAAGACGCTGACCGAAGACTCCAAGAGGCTTGCGCGGGGACTTGGAAGAAGAGGCTGGAGGAAGTGAAGGGCAGCGGGGCTATTGATAGGTGCTGATAATAGAGGCATTCTCCCGTAGAATGGGCATTCCTGCCCGCCCTTGGGACAGACAAGAATGTCTGTCCTACTGATGCTACTATTTGATGCTCCTACTAATACTATTAGGAGGTGCAGATTATTGTTGCCGTTCTTGGAGGGCGGACATTCCTGTCCGCCCTGATGAAGAGTTCCTATTAGGCAAGGGCGGACAAGATTGTCCGCCCTCCAAGTCAACTCTTTTCTGCACTGATTAATACTACATGGTGCAGTTAGTTCTTGTCTTCTCCCCCCCGCTTCGCGGGGGGGAATAAAAAGGGGGGGTAATATGGGGTTGCACTTCTACCCCCCTATAGTCCTCCCGCGAAGCGGGGGGGAGAATTCAAAAACAATCTGCACCAAGCAATTGTATCTGCTTGATAAGACAAGCGCAATAAGTTCAGATCGTCTTGCTCGCGAAGGCCGGCCTCCAGTCAAGATTGGCGTGACCAGTTCCCGCCTGCGCGGGAACGACACCTTGCAATGCCAACTTTCCAACTTGATACCGGGATGAATGTTCGGTGGGAGAAAGAGTACGAAGTTCTTGAGACCTTGGTATTGGATTGAAGTGTAGGATGAGTTAACTTGAATGTGGTGTAGGACCTGAACTATGTCGTTGATGGTGCATAGACGCGGAACGTTCCGGCCTTTCAGAGCCGCCGGCTCCTCTTCGCACTTTCGCACTTTCATATATTAGTGCTTGTCAAGGAATGACTTATGAACGCTCGTCTGTTGCTCCCCCCCGTTCTTCTTGTGCTGCTGACTGCCCTCCCGCTTAAGGCCCGCATCCTCAACGTGCCGGACGACTTCGACCGCATTCAGACCGCGATCGACTCATCGGCCCACGGCGACACCGTCCTGATCGCCCCGGGCATCTATATCGAGACGATCAACTATAGCGGCCGCAACATCACCGTCGCCAGCCGGCACCTCCTCACCGCCGATGACCGCGACATCCTGGAAACGATCATCCAAAGACCGGC harbors:
- a CDS encoding SCO family protein gives rise to the protein MEQSSRATNFSGPRILLMIAGLIILFAGGLYFAMKSSDSGLPVLGHLPDFSFTDQTGRQYGLAEMKGRLTIVDFIFTRCKGPCPMMAVEMAKQAAALRDFPAVQFLSISVDPDYDSPEVLAAYAEAIGATAFNWTFLNGPAQAVVSLSESGFRLPASTSPPEHSTRFVLVDDRGQIRGYYASEDDFAMKTLTEDSKRLARGLGRRGWRK